In one Geoglobus acetivorans genomic region, the following are encoded:
- a CDS encoding ArsR/SmtB family transcription factor: MEKKAPVCEGGKTGEYLDRVVSSLPSDDMVVELAEFLEAFADSTRIKILIALSKHELCTCDLSAITGLSVSAVSHQLRVLRDKKLVKYRRGGRNVYYSLDDEHVADILRIAIEHVAEGMEVSP; this comes from the coding sequence ATGGAAAAGAAAGCTCCCGTATGTGAGGGTGGAAAAACCGGAGAATACCTGGACAGGGTGGTTTCGTCCCTCCCGTCGGATGACATGGTGGTTGAACTTGCTGAATTCCTTGAAGCTTTCGCTGATTCCACGAGAATTAAGATTCTGATTGCTCTTTCAAAACACGAACTGTGCACGTGTGACCTGTCTGCCATAACTGGACTTTCAGTTTCGGCAGTTTCTCACCAGCTGAGGGTTTTGAGGGATAAAAAACTCGTGAAGTATCGCAGAGGGGGGAGGAACGTGTATTACAGCTTGGATGATGAGCATGTTGCGGACATTCTGAGAATAGCCATAGAGCATGTTGCAGAGGGCATGGAGGTGAGTCCTTGA
- a CDS encoding energy-coupling factor ABC transporter ATP-binding protein, with amino-acid sequence MVADAVIEARDVSYTYPDGTLGFNRLSLTIKRGERVAVLGPNGCGKSTLLMVLSGLLKPDTGKVLFEGRDIFEEMETLRRKIGFVFQDPDIFLFNPSVSDELSYALYQLELDEDEIRKRIDEFAGIFDLEKIMEKPPFRLSGGEKKRVEIASVLIYRPEILFLDEPTANVDGKTRRKMIEILKNYEGTMIFSTHEIDLVERLAERVVIMDLGKKIVYDGTRDILGDSVFLEEIGIL; translated from the coding sequence ATGGTGGCTGATGCTGTGATTGAAGCGAGGGATGTATCCTACACATATCCGGACGGGACCCTGGGATTCAACAGACTCTCTCTGACTATAAAAAGGGGAGAGAGAGTGGCAGTGCTCGGTCCGAACGGGTGTGGGAAGTCAACGCTGCTGATGGTCCTTTCAGGTTTGCTGAAGCCGGACACGGGAAAGGTCCTCTTTGAGGGCAGAGACATATTTGAGGAGATGGAGACCCTCAGAAGAAAAATCGGATTTGTGTTCCAGGATCCCGATATTTTCCTTTTCAATCCTTCGGTCAGCGACGAGCTGAGCTATGCACTCTATCAGCTTGAACTTGATGAGGACGAGATAAGAAAAAGAATCGATGAGTTTGCGGGTATCTTTGATCTCGAAAAGATTATGGAAAAACCTCCTTTCAGACTGAGTGGTGGAGAGAAAAAGAGGGTGGAGATAGCGAGCGTTCTGATATACCGGCCTGAAATTCTTTTCCTGGATGAACCGACAGCCAACGTCGATGGGAAGACGAGGAGGAAAATGATAGAGATTCTTAAAAATTATGAAGGCACAATGATATTTTCAACCCACGAAATCGATCTCGTAGAAAGACTTGCAGAAAGAGTTGTGATAATGGATCTGGGAAAGAAGATAGTTTACGATGGCACAAGGGATATTCTCGGAGATTCAGTCTTTCTGGAGGAAATAGGGATACTCTGA
- a CDS encoding heavy metal translocating P-type ATPase, producing MKKYRLKNLDCASCAAKIEEELKKEGFDYVMVNFATKEMTVDGDGEKAKEIVKRVEPDIEIVDVGEHQHDDGENALNRLYFIVPSLVLFGIGIVLRYYYNLDNNFVFGIFVVSYLLVGWKILRNAAVNSIRGNVFDENFLIAIATLGAFAIREYPEAVGVMLFYVVGEFFQDLAVNRSRRSIKSLLALKAEYANLVKGAGVIQVKPEDLRAGDVILIKPGERVPVDGVVLEGESTVDTSALTGESIPRGVKAGDEILSGMLNLSGVLKVRVTKELRESTISRVLELVENASARKAKTEKFITRFARYYTPAVVGLAVLIAVIPPLVFGEPFSKWIYRALVLLVISCPCALVLSIPLGYFGGIGRAAKDGILVKGSNFLDALSRSTIVAFDKTGTLTKGVFRVTRIETRNGFTEEEIIRFAALAEAHSNHPIARAIIEAFGKEINEAEIVEYEEIAGHGVRARIDGTEVMVGNDRLLHRFSVEHDTCRVDGTVAHVIVNGTYAGYLVISDEVKEDAAHAVRELKQLGVRSVVMVTGDSKEVAAEVAREIGLDGYYAELLPEDKVKVIEELEKQKAPDDRIVFVGDGINDAPVLARADVGVAMGALGSDAAIETADVVIMDDKPSKLPRGIRIARKTRKIVWQNIVLALGVKLAFIGLGIAGSATMWEAVFADVGVALIAVLNAMRILR from the coding sequence TTGAAGAAATACAGGCTCAAGAATCTGGACTGCGCAAGCTGTGCTGCCAAGATCGAAGAGGAGCTGAAAAAAGAGGGATTCGATTACGTGATGGTGAACTTTGCCACGAAAGAAATGACAGTGGATGGTGATGGGGAGAAGGCAAAGGAGATCGTCAAAAGGGTCGAGCCGGACATCGAAATTGTGGATGTTGGCGAGCACCAGCACGATGATGGTGAAAATGCTCTGAACCGGCTCTACTTCATAGTCCCGTCTCTCGTGCTTTTCGGTATCGGAATCGTGCTCAGGTATTACTACAATCTGGACAACAACTTTGTTTTCGGAATATTCGTGGTCAGCTACCTGCTGGTTGGCTGGAAGATCCTCAGAAATGCCGCTGTCAACTCTATCCGGGGTAACGTTTTTGACGAGAACTTTCTCATAGCCATAGCCACCCTCGGAGCATTTGCCATCAGGGAGTACCCCGAGGCTGTTGGCGTGATGCTGTTCTATGTGGTCGGTGAATTCTTCCAGGACCTTGCAGTGAACAGGTCGAGACGTTCCATAAAGTCCCTGCTCGCCCTGAAGGCAGAATATGCTAACCTGGTTAAAGGCGCTGGAGTAATCCAGGTAAAGCCTGAGGACCTCAGGGCGGGGGATGTGATTCTCATAAAACCCGGGGAGAGAGTGCCTGTTGACGGCGTTGTCCTGGAAGGCGAATCAACAGTGGACACGTCAGCACTGACTGGAGAGAGTATTCCGAGGGGTGTAAAGGCCGGGGACGAAATTCTTTCAGGGATGCTGAATCTCAGCGGTGTTCTCAAGGTAAGGGTTACCAAAGAGCTTCGAGAATCCACGATATCGAGGGTTCTGGAGCTTGTTGAAAACGCATCAGCCAGGAAGGCAAAGACTGAAAAGTTCATCACAAGATTTGCCAGGTATTACACCCCGGCGGTTGTGGGACTTGCGGTGCTTATAGCCGTAATCCCGCCGCTCGTCTTCGGGGAACCATTTTCCAAATGGATCTACAGGGCTCTTGTTTTGCTTGTGATCTCGTGCCCCTGTGCTCTCGTCCTGTCCATACCTCTCGGATACTTTGGAGGCATTGGCAGAGCTGCCAAGGACGGAATACTTGTCAAGGGTTCAAACTTCCTGGATGCCCTGAGCAGATCCACGATAGTCGCCTTCGACAAAACCGGAACACTGACCAAGGGTGTGTTCAGGGTTACGAGAATTGAGACCAGAAACGGATTTACGGAGGAGGAGATTATCCGGTTTGCAGCTCTTGCGGAGGCACATTCGAATCATCCAATTGCAAGGGCAATAATTGAAGCGTTCGGTAAAGAGATCAATGAAGCTGAGATAGTGGAATATGAGGAGATTGCAGGGCATGGTGTGAGAGCAAGAATTGACGGCACTGAGGTGATGGTTGGAAATGACAGACTTCTCCACAGGTTCAGCGTTGAACACGACACATGCCGGGTTGACGGGACCGTTGCACACGTGATTGTAAACGGGACCTATGCAGGATATCTGGTCATCTCGGACGAGGTAAAGGAAGATGCGGCACATGCTGTCCGGGAACTCAAACAGCTGGGAGTCAGAAGTGTGGTGATGGTTACCGGGGACAGCAAGGAAGTTGCGGCTGAAGTTGCCAGAGAGATAGGTCTGGACGGGTATTATGCAGAACTTCTGCCGGAGGACAAGGTGAAGGTGATTGAAGAGCTTGAGAAACAGAAGGCACCTGATGACAGGATTGTTTTCGTCGGTGATGGCATAAACGATGCGCCAGTGCTTGCGAGAGCCGATGTGGGTGTTGCGATGGGAGCACTGGGCAGTGATGCTGCCATAGAAACGGCTGACGTCGTCATAATGGACGATAAGCCGTCGAAACTTCCCAGAGGCATCCGAATCGCAAGGAAGACAAGGAAGATAGTATGGCAGAACAT
- the truD gene encoding tRNA pseudouridine(13) synthase TruD, with amino-acid sequence MSRSTLSLERIEELAGIRGYITSLPGTGGKIKEREENFEVREIVNIKTRENGRYLIIKVRKKNWDTLNFARVLSNILHISRRRIEFAGTKDKKALTVQYFSISKPDEKIVERLSGLKIKDADVEIVGYSDRPVKLGDLTGNEFRIVIDDVDSTSSIEEIKEELQSKGIPNFFGLQRFGTMRLITHEVGRHIIKRDYEEAFWTYVAKPSELEEDDLRKIRETLWNERDPTVGIREMPKFLVYERSLLQKLIETGSELKALLSLPKNLKLMFVHAYQSYLFNHLLSSRIEEFGSLREVETGDWADYRKNENGFVLNREEFSRVTEFNIRRVSFLLQNGFAFLSLPLPGYETRPEGWHGEKLAELLESEGVRLEDFRGEYPEFSSRGAYRVAEIPFDFENLKIDISESKLIFEFFLPKGCFATSFLREFMKSEYPYFLQKD; translated from the coding sequence ATGTCACGCTCGACGCTTTCTTTGGAGAGGATTGAAGAACTGGCAGGCATCAGGGGTTACATCACTTCTCTTCCCGGCACTGGAGGAAAGATAAAGGAGCGGGAAGAGAATTTTGAGGTAAGGGAAATTGTAAACATAAAAACCAGGGAGAACGGCAGATACCTGATCATAAAGGTCAGGAAGAAAAACTGGGATACCCTGAATTTTGCGAGAGTGCTGTCCAACATTCTTCACATAAGCAGGAGGAGGATAGAATTCGCCGGAACCAAGGACAAAAAGGCCCTTACCGTGCAGTATTTTTCCATCTCAAAACCCGATGAAAAAATTGTAGAAAGGCTATCGGGCCTGAAAATAAAAGATGCAGATGTGGAAATCGTTGGATATTCTGACAGGCCCGTAAAACTTGGGGACCTTACGGGAAACGAGTTCAGAATAGTTATCGACGATGTGGACAGCACCAGCAGCATAGAAGAAATAAAAGAAGAGCTGCAGAGCAAGGGAATTCCGAACTTCTTTGGCCTTCAGAGATTCGGAACCATGAGACTCATCACTCACGAGGTCGGAAGGCACATCATCAAAAGGGATTACGAGGAGGCTTTCTGGACCTATGTGGCGAAACCATCAGAGCTTGAGGAGGACGATCTGAGAAAAATAAGAGAGACTCTCTGGAATGAAAGAGATCCAACTGTGGGAATCAGAGAGATGCCGAAATTCCTCGTATATGAACGATCACTTCTCCAAAAGCTGATTGAAACAGGCAGTGAACTTAAAGCACTGCTATCCCTGCCGAAAAACCTCAAGCTCATGTTCGTTCACGCATACCAGTCCTACCTCTTCAACCATCTCCTTTCCAGCAGAATCGAAGAGTTCGGAAGCCTTAGAGAGGTGGAGACCGGAGACTGGGCAGATTACCGGAAAAATGAGAATGGATTCGTTCTGAACAGAGAGGAGTTTTCGAGGGTTACTGAGTTCAACATCAGGAGGGTGAGTTTCCTGCTGCAGAATGGGTTCGCCTTCCTATCACTTCCCCTTCCAGGGTATGAAACCCGGCCTGAGGGGTGGCATGGGGAGAAACTTGCAGAATTGCTCGAAAGCGAGGGTGTGAGGCTTGAAGACTTCAGGGGCGAATACCCGGAATTTTCATCCAGAGGCGCATACAGGGTTGCAGAGATCCCGTTCGACTTTGAGAACCTGAAAATAGACATCAGTGAATCAAAACTGATATTCGAGTTTTTCCTGCCCAAGGGGTGTTTTGCAACATCGTTCCTCAGAGAATTCATGAAGTCAGAGTATCCCTATTTCCTCCAGAAAGACTGA
- a CDS encoding replication factor C large subunit — protein sequence MLWVEKYRPKTIEDVVADKTVIKNVLTWAERWKEGVKQKPLLLAGPPGVGKTSLALALANTMGWEAVELNASDQRSWNIISRIVGESAFNETISDEGEFLSSKRGKLKLIILDEVDNIHRKEDFGGESALLRIIRKTPPQPIILIANDPYALSQDLRKNVVMINFRRLNKNQIAKILERICEQEGVKCDREVLTLIAENAGGDLRAAVNDLQAIAEDKKVLRPEDVVIAKRTQETDVFKVLQKIFKTKLPAHGDAMLLDQSPEDLIVWVEENMPLEYEDEQLYRGYRVLAHADVFLGRVRRRQFYRLWKYATYLMTTGVQNVKPEAKRGFTRYRPPSIFKKLAYTKSKRETYRKILKKIGKYSHMSARKAVEVYPFLKALLKTLDVERCAYIAAFYDFSKEELEFMTDGKKAEEIHRFVVEHRLHRVEDETFLSGFGGQDEKYDLRSLQDEGESKTEIDETETKETDKVDEDVKKQGKKKEGVKHVTLDAFFGED from the coding sequence ATGTTGTGGGTTGAGAAATACAGACCTAAAACCATCGAAGACGTTGTTGCAGACAAAACCGTGATTAAAAACGTTCTCACCTGGGCTGAAAGGTGGAAAGAAGGAGTAAAACAGAAACCTCTCCTCCTTGCAGGACCACCTGGAGTCGGAAAGACATCCTTGGCGCTGGCCCTTGCAAATACGATGGGATGGGAAGCCGTGGAACTGAATGCAAGTGATCAGAGGAGCTGGAACATCATCTCGAGAATTGTCGGAGAGAGTGCGTTTAATGAAACCATCAGCGACGAGGGCGAGTTTCTTAGCTCAAAAAGAGGTAAATTAAAGCTCATCATCCTGGATGAGGTCGACAACATACACAGGAAGGAGGATTTTGGTGGCGAATCCGCACTGCTGAGAATTATCAGGAAAACCCCTCCCCAGCCGATAATACTCATCGCAAACGATCCCTACGCACTGTCACAGGATCTGAGAAAAAACGTTGTCATGATCAACTTCAGGAGGCTGAACAAAAACCAGATTGCTAAAATTCTGGAAAGGATCTGCGAGCAGGAAGGTGTGAAATGCGACAGGGAGGTTTTGACACTTATTGCCGAAAATGCTGGAGGAGACCTTAGAGCTGCGGTAAACGACCTTCAGGCAATTGCAGAGGATAAAAAGGTGCTGAGACCTGAAGACGTGGTCATCGCAAAAAGAACCCAGGAAACCGATGTGTTCAAGGTTCTCCAGAAGATTTTCAAGACAAAACTCCCCGCACACGGAGATGCGATGCTTCTGGACCAGAGCCCAGAAGACCTGATAGTATGGGTTGAGGAGAACATGCCCCTCGAATATGAGGACGAGCAGCTGTACAGGGGGTACAGAGTTCTGGCCCATGCTGACGTATTTCTCGGCAGGGTCAGAAGGAGACAGTTCTACAGGCTCTGGAAATACGCAACATACCTCATGACCACGGGTGTGCAGAACGTTAAGCCTGAGGCGAAAAGGGGGTTCACCCGCTACCGCCCGCCATCAATTTTCAAGAAGCTTGCATACACCAAGTCCAAAAGAGAGACGTACAGAAAGATTTTGAAAAAGATAGGGAAGTACTCACACATGTCCGCCAGGAAGGCCGTTGAAGTGTATCCGTTCCTCAAAGCCCTCCTCAAAACACTCGATGTTGAGAGATGTGCATACATTGCGGCATTTTACGATTTCTCGAAAGAGGAGCTGGAATTCATGACAGATGGAAAGAAAGCAGAGGAAATACATCGGTTTGTTGTCGAACACAGACTCCACAGGGTTGAAGACGAGACCTTCCTTTCCGGATTTGGAGGGCAGGACGAAAAATACGATCTGAGGAGTTTGCAGGATGAAGGTGAAAGCAAAACCGAAATTGACGAGACAGAAACAAAGGAAACGGACAAGGTTGACGAAGATGTTAAAAAACAGGGGAAGAAAAAGGAAGGAGTGAAACATGTCACGCTCGACGCTTTCTTTGGAGAGGATTGA